From a single Micromonospora pallida genomic region:
- the nudC gene encoding NAD(+) diphosphatase, translating to MRSDDGGLAYGGGWLDRAGARRDDPEWLRSLLAAPDAVVLPLWRDRCLVTRGQPVRVRADDAAVLLAETGEPLFLGLVAGGGALFAVDLSGLSEARALAVTGADAVVDVRAVVGALSAAEAAVQAYAKGLLHWHRQQRFCGSCGARTAPEVGGHARRCAGTDCARLLFPRIEPAVIALVEVPGPPARCLLARHAGAGPDGWSTLAGFVEVGESLEDAVRRELAEEAGVTVTEVTYQASQAWPFPAGLMVGFRAVATSDRVRVDGVELVEARWFTRAELRDRQTAGWPLGRPDAIDHRLLHDWLSAGE from the coding sequence GTGCGGAGCGACGACGGTGGGCTGGCGTACGGCGGCGGATGGTTGGACCGGGCCGGGGCCCGGCGGGACGACCCGGAATGGCTGCGGTCGCTGCTGGCCGCGCCGGACGCCGTGGTGCTGCCGCTCTGGCGGGACCGGTGCCTGGTGACGCGGGGCCAGCCGGTACGGGTCCGGGCCGACGACGCCGCCGTCCTGCTCGCCGAGACCGGTGAGCCGCTCTTCCTGGGACTGGTGGCCGGTGGCGGGGCGCTCTTCGCTGTGGATCTCTCCGGGCTGTCCGAGGCGCGGGCGCTGGCCGTGACGGGCGCGGACGCCGTGGTGGACGTACGGGCGGTCGTGGGGGCGCTGAGCGCGGCGGAGGCGGCCGTGCAGGCGTACGCGAAGGGTCTGTTGCACTGGCACCGACAGCAACGGTTCTGCGGCTCCTGCGGGGCGCGGACGGCCCCGGAGGTCGGTGGGCACGCGCGGCGCTGTGCCGGTACGGACTGCGCCCGATTGCTCTTTCCCCGGATCGAGCCGGCAGTCATCGCGTTGGTGGAAGTGCCCGGCCCGCCGGCCCGTTGCCTGCTCGCCCGGCACGCCGGGGCCGGTCCGGATGGTTGGTCGACGCTGGCCGGCTTCGTCGAGGTGGGCGAGAGCCTGGAGGACGCGGTACGCCGGGAGCTGGCCGAGGAGGCCGGGGTGACGGTGACGGAGGTGACGTACCAGGCTTCGCAGGCCTGGCCATTTCCGGCCGGGCTGATGGTGGGGTTCCGGGCGGTCGCCACGTCGGACCGGGTCCGGGTCGACGGGGTGGAACTGGTGGAGGCGCGCTGGTTCACCCGGGCGGAGCTGCGCGACCGGCAGACCGCCGGCTGGCCGCTGGGTCGGCCGGACGCCATCGACCACCGGCTGCTGCACGACTGGTTGTCGGCCGGCGAGTGA